From the Caldalkalibacillus uzonensis genome, one window contains:
- a CDS encoding Na/Pi cotransporter family protein, with the protein MEWQYILFHFIGGLGLFLFGIKFMSDGLQKTAGSKMRKLLEKYTSNPVKGVLVGIVVTILLATSTGTTVMAIGLVNAGLMTLRQAIGVIMGANIGTTMTAFIVGIKIENYALPIIAAGAFFLFFLKKKVYQYIGQVIFGFGMLFLGLRTMSDALKPLREVQLFYDLTVELSHNPVLGVLVGTIFTVIVQSSSATIGILQSLADEGLIPLRAALPVLFGDNIGTTITAVLASIGASVAAKRAALVHVIFNVVGTIIFVIALPLVYHVVLWMGSDVNIRMQIAYAHGLFNTTNTLLFLPLVSVLAFIVTKLIPGEMKELEFRPKYLDSRLLNTPSVALGQAKHEILRMGGIAREILNDAVNFFFSRDEKLANLALQKEELVNELDKKITEYLVKIQQNALNSQDSEKASILMQTLNDLERIGDHAENLVELANYSISHKVVFSEEALNEMKQMISLTDQVIHKAVTALEKDDEELAREVLTLESELDRLEHEYRKNHIARLNHNLCNGNAGAVFLDVLRNLERMGDHSKNIAQYVLYGD; encoded by the coding sequence ATGGAATGGCAGTACATTCTGTTTCATTTTATCGGGGGCTTAGGGCTGTTTTTATTTGGCATCAAATTTATGTCGGACGGCCTGCAAAAAACGGCAGGCAGCAAAATGCGCAAGTTACTAGAAAAATATACCTCAAATCCGGTCAAAGGGGTCTTGGTTGGCATTGTGGTGACGATCCTTTTAGCCACATCAACTGGAACCACCGTGATGGCCATCGGGCTGGTCAATGCCGGGCTGATGACGCTTAGACAAGCGATCGGAGTGATTATGGGGGCCAACATTGGCACAACGATGACAGCCTTTATTGTAGGGATCAAAATCGAAAACTATGCTCTGCCTATTATTGCTGCAGGGGCCTTTTTTCTTTTTTTCCTGAAGAAAAAAGTGTATCAGTACATTGGACAAGTGATCTTTGGTTTTGGCATGCTCTTTTTAGGGTTACGTACCATGAGTGACGCTTTAAAGCCTTTACGTGAAGTGCAGCTGTTTTATGATTTGACGGTGGAATTGTCCCACAATCCCGTGCTAGGTGTGCTGGTAGGCACCATCTTTACGGTAATCGTACAAAGTTCAAGTGCCACCATCGGTATCTTGCAATCCTTGGCTGATGAGGGGCTGATTCCGCTAAGAGCTGCCTTGCCTGTCTTGTTTGGCGACAACATTGGCACCACCATTACAGCGGTTTTGGCCTCTATCGGAGCCAGTGTCGCAGCCAAGCGGGCAGCCCTGGTGCACGTCATTTTTAATGTGGTAGGCACTATTATTTTCGTCATCGCTTTACCTCTGGTTTATCACGTGGTCTTATGGATGGGCTCAGACGTAAATATCCGCATGCAAATTGCCTATGCCCACGGTTTGTTCAACACCACCAACACGCTGCTTTTTTTACCGCTTGTTTCGGTTTTGGCCTTTATCGTTACCAAGCTGATCCCAGGCGAAATGAAAGAGCTGGAGTTTCGTCCTAAATATCTGGACTCCCGCCTGCTGAATACACCGTCTGTGGCCTTAGGACAAGCCAAACATGAAATTTTGCGCATGGGTGGTATTGCGCGGGAAATCTTAAACGATGCGGTCAACTTTTTCTTCTCCCGGGACGAAAAACTGGCCAACCTGGCCTTACAAAAGGAAGAGCTGGTTAATGAACTGGATAAAAAAATCACTGAGTACCTGGTCAAAATTCAACAAAATGCCCTAAATAGCCAGGACTCTGAAAAAGCTTCTATTTTGATGCAGACACTTAATGATCTGGAGCGCATCGGGGATCATGCTGAAAACCTTGTAGAGCTGGCCAACTACTCTATTTCCCATAAGGTGGTATTTTCCGAAGAGGCGTTAAATGAAATGAAACAGATGATCAGTCTGACTGATCAAGTGATTCATAAAGCAGTTACAGCGCTGGAAAAGGATGATGAAGAGCTGGCCCGGGAAGTGTTAACCTTAGAAAGCGAACTGGACCGCCTGGAGCACGAATATCGCAAAAACCATATTGCCCGACTCAACCATAACCTGTGCAACGGCAATGCCGGTGCTGTATTTCTGGATGTGCTCAGAAATCTGGAACGCATGGGAGACCATTCCAAAAATATTGCCCAATATGTACTCTATGGGGATTGA